The proteins below are encoded in one region of Ornithinimicrobium avium:
- a CDS encoding DUF881 domain-containing protein, with protein MTGPARRTWRPSRGGGRPPGPQPTTAQARRRLRALLVRLRPARGQVVAAVLLALLGVALVAQVRSADEVGLAQLRQSELVALLDDVSERVDALQGEVRQLEDDKEQLQGQEGDEAAARAAQERLNSYSILAGTVPVEGPGISVYVSDPARVMTQTMLLDAIQELRDAGAEAIQIGAQRVVASSYVGVDAEGHVTLDGTTLTPPYRIIAIGGSHTLAGAMAIPGGFSDSLRGAGGAVQVVESESLVVDALHEATEPRYARPVPPTTEP; from the coding sequence ATGACGGGCCCAGCCCGCAGGACCTGGCGGCCCTCGCGCGGCGGTGGCCGGCCGCCCGGGCCGCAGCCGACGACCGCGCAGGCGCGCCGGCGCCTGCGCGCCCTCCTGGTCCGGCTGCGGCCCGCGCGCGGGCAGGTCGTGGCCGCCGTGCTGCTGGCCCTCCTGGGCGTGGCGCTCGTCGCACAGGTGCGCAGCGCCGACGAGGTGGGGCTGGCCCAGCTGCGCCAGTCCGAGCTGGTCGCGCTCCTCGACGACGTCTCCGAGCGGGTGGACGCGCTGCAGGGCGAGGTGCGCCAGCTCGAGGACGACAAGGAGCAGCTGCAGGGGCAGGAGGGGGACGAGGCCGCCGCCCGCGCCGCCCAGGAGCGCCTCAACTCCTACTCGATCCTGGCCGGCACGGTGCCGGTCGAGGGTCCGGGCATCTCGGTCTACGTCAGCGACCCGGCCCGCGTCATGACCCAGACGATGCTGCTGGACGCGATCCAGGAGCTGCGCGACGCCGGGGCCGAGGCCATCCAGATCGGCGCGCAGAGGGTCGTCGCCTCCAGCTACGTCGGCGTGGACGCAGAGGGGCACGTCACCCTCGACGGGACCACGCTCACCCCGCCCTACCGCATCATCGCCATCGGCGGCTCCCACACGCTCGCCGGGGCGATGGCCATCCCGGGCGGGTTCTCCGACAGTCTGCGCGGCGCCGGAGGCGCGGTCCAGGTGGTGGAGTCGGAGTCGCTGGTGGTCGATGCGTTGCACGAGGCCACCGAGCCTCGTTACGCTCGACCCGTCCCCCCGACGACGGAACCGTGA
- a CDS encoding FHA domain-containing protein gives MSDRDREHHDFGTDPTTARIPHGTDLPAAEYTFDEEVPRLSPEDQRTVDALRPGTALLIVLRGPNSGARFLLDADEVSSGRHPSSDIFLDDVTVSRRHAVFARAGEGYLVRDVGSLNGTYVNRERIEETQLHQGDEVQIGKFRLVYYLGRP, from the coding sequence GTGAGCGACCGCGACCGCGAGCACCACGACTTCGGCACCGATCCGACCACCGCCCGGATCCCGCACGGCACGGACCTGCCCGCCGCCGAGTACACCTTCGACGAAGAGGTGCCGCGGCTCTCCCCGGAGGACCAGCGCACCGTCGACGCGCTGCGCCCCGGCACCGCGCTGCTCATCGTGCTCCGCGGCCCCAACAGCGGTGCCCGCTTCCTGCTCGACGCCGACGAGGTCAGCTCCGGGCGGCACCCCAGCAGCGACATCTTCCTCGACGACGTGACCGTCTCGCGCCGGCACGCCGTCTTCGCCCGGGCGGGCGAGGGCTACCTGGTCCGCGACGTGGGCTCGCTGAACGGCACCTACGTCAACCGCGAACGGATCGAGGAGACCCAGCTGCACCAGGGCGACGAGGTGCAGATCGGCAAGTTCCGGCTCGTCTACTACCTCGGCCGCCCGTGA
- a CDS encoding bifunctional nuclease family protein, with product MRELDVLGVRVEMPTNSPIVLLREREGQRYVPIWIGAPEATAIAYAQQGVEAPRPLTHDLMVTLVRELGHRLTAVHLTELRDNTFYAELHIDEGTVISARPSDAIALALRAATPIFATEALLDEVGITMAVEEEDEVERFREFLDTVSAEDFEGPGEAPGPGAGG from the coding sequence GTGAGAGAGCTCGACGTCCTCGGCGTCCGGGTCGAGATGCCCACCAACAGCCCGATCGTGCTCCTGCGGGAGCGCGAGGGGCAGCGCTACGTCCCGATCTGGATCGGGGCGCCCGAGGCCACGGCCATCGCCTACGCCCAGCAAGGGGTGGAGGCACCCCGCCCGCTCACCCACGACCTCATGGTCACCCTGGTCCGCGAGCTCGGCCACCGGCTGACGGCGGTCCACCTCACCGAGCTGCGCGACAACACCTTCTACGCCGAGCTGCACATCGACGAGGGGACCGTCATCTCGGCCAGGCCCAGCGACGCCATCGCGCTGGCGCTGCGCGCCGCGACCCCGATCTTCGCCACCGAGGCGCTCCTGGACGAGGTGGGCATCACGATGGCGGTGGAGGAGGAGGACGAGGTGGAGCGGTTCCGCGAGTTCCTCGACACGGTCTCCGCCGAGGACTTCGAGGGCCCGGGCGAGGCGCCCGGACCGGGTGCAGGAGGATGA
- the gcvP gene encoding aminomethyl-transferring glycine dehydrogenase, whose amino-acid sequence MSTSPASHPSQSDFTARHIGPRESDVDRMLETVGYDSLEALLDAAVPADIRTDRPLDIEAAPSEQAVIAELRELASRNQVLTSMIGLGYYGTQVPPVVKRNILENPAWYTAYTPYQPEISQGRLEALLNFQTMVADLTGLDIANASLLDESTAAAEAMALMRRNSKVSQDAVIVVDEHLLPQTLGVVTTRATPLDIEVVSADLEQVTDAAGLRAVAGDREVFGVLVQYPGADGQIRDWKALADAAHEAGALLTVAADLLALTLIAPPGAWGADVAVGTTQRFGVPTGFGGPHAGYISIRKGLERTLPGRLVGVSKDEDGAPAYRLALQTREQHIRREKATSNITTAQVLLAVMAGMYAVWHGPEGLRRIALEVHAKARALADALTGGGLELAGEHWFDTLQVKTPGRAAEVVAAALERGINLWQADADTVLLSTDELTTLADLQAVAEAFGVPAPSEVPTVESPDFGGLGRTEDQPYLTHPVFNTYRSETAMLRYIRTLSDKDFALDRGMIPLGSCTMKLNSTTEMESITWPEFSTLHPFAPRDQTEGSRALIEQLAGWLCEITGYDEVSLQPNSGANGEFAGLLAIRRYHEANGHGERNICLIPASAHGTNAASAVMAGLKVVVVRSTSNGEIDLDDLAAKVEQHGENLAAIMVTYPSTHGVYEAQITRLCEMVHDAGGQVYLDGANLNALMGIAKPGKFGSDVSHLNLHKTFTIPHGGGGPGVGPIGVRSHLAPYLPGHPVVTDAGPETSPGPVAGAPFGSASILPIPWAYIRLVGGEGLTRSSQVAVLSANYIARRLDEHFPVLYTGANNLVAHECILDLRGLTKDTGVTVDDVAKRLVDYGFHAPTMSFPVAGTLMVEPTESEDLGELDRFIDAMIAIRAEMDEASGAVDGSVLRNAPHTALSIAGEWNHPYDRMQAVYPPGVDPARKYWAPVRRIDGVYGDRNLVTTCPPVEPAEG is encoded by the coding sequence ATGAGCACCTCTCCCGCCTCCCACCCCTCCCAGTCGGACTTCACCGCGCGCCACATCGGTCCGCGCGAGTCCGACGTCGACCGCATGCTCGAGACGGTCGGCTACGACAGCCTCGAGGCCCTGCTCGACGCCGCGGTCCCGGCCGACATCCGCACCGACCGGCCGCTGGACATCGAGGCCGCGCCGAGCGAGCAGGCGGTCATCGCCGAGCTGCGCGAGCTCGCCTCCCGCAACCAGGTCCTGACCTCGATGATCGGTCTAGGCTACTACGGCACCCAGGTGCCGCCGGTCGTCAAGCGCAACATCCTGGAGAACCCGGCCTGGTACACCGCCTACACCCCGTACCAGCCGGAGATCTCCCAGGGCCGCCTCGAGGCGCTCCTCAACTTCCAGACGATGGTCGCCGACCTCACCGGCCTGGACATCGCCAACGCCTCGCTGCTGGACGAGAGCACCGCGGCCGCGGAGGCGATGGCCCTCATGCGCCGCAACAGCAAGGTGTCCCAGGACGCCGTCATCGTCGTCGACGAGCACCTGCTCCCCCAGACCCTCGGGGTGGTCACCACCCGCGCGACCCCGCTGGACATCGAGGTCGTCTCCGCCGACCTGGAGCAGGTCACCGACGCCGCCGGCCTGCGCGCGGTGGCCGGCGACCGCGAGGTCTTCGGCGTGCTGGTCCAGTACCCCGGCGCCGACGGACAGATCCGGGACTGGAAGGCCCTGGCCGACGCCGCCCACGAGGCGGGCGCGCTGCTGACCGTGGCGGCCGACCTCCTCGCCCTGACGCTCATCGCGCCCCCCGGCGCGTGGGGCGCGGACGTCGCGGTGGGCACCACCCAGCGCTTCGGCGTGCCGACGGGCTTCGGTGGCCCGCACGCCGGCTACATCAGCATCCGCAAGGGCCTGGAGCGCACCCTGCCCGGCCGTCTGGTCGGCGTCAGCAAGGACGAGGACGGCGCACCGGCCTACCGGCTGGCGCTGCAGACCCGTGAGCAGCACATCCGTCGCGAGAAGGCGACCTCCAACATCACCACCGCCCAGGTGCTCCTCGCCGTCATGGCCGGCATGTATGCCGTGTGGCACGGGCCCGAAGGTCTGCGCCGCATCGCGCTGGAGGTCCACGCCAAGGCGCGCGCCCTCGCCGACGCCCTCACCGGCGGCGGTCTCGAGCTCGCCGGCGAGCACTGGTTCGACACGCTGCAGGTCAAGACCCCCGGGCGGGCCGCCGAGGTCGTCGCGGCCGCGCTGGAGCGGGGCATCAACCTGTGGCAGGCCGACGCGGACACCGTGCTGCTGTCCACCGACGAGCTGACAACCCTGGCCGACCTGCAGGCCGTCGCCGAGGCGTTCGGCGTGCCGGCCCCCTCGGAGGTCCCGACGGTGGAGTCGCCGGACTTCGGCGGCCTGGGCCGCACCGAGGACCAGCCCTACCTGACCCACCCGGTGTTCAACACCTACCGCAGCGAGACCGCGATGCTGCGCTACATCCGCACCCTGTCCGACAAGGACTTCGCGCTGGACCGGGGCATGATCCCGCTGGGCTCCTGCACCATGAAGCTCAACTCCACCACGGAGATGGAGTCCATCACCTGGCCGGAGTTCTCCACCCTGCACCCGTTCGCGCCCCGGGACCAGACGGAGGGGTCGCGGGCGCTCATCGAGCAGCTGGCCGGGTGGCTGTGCGAGATCACCGGCTACGACGAGGTCTCCCTGCAGCCCAACTCCGGCGCGAACGGCGAGTTCGCCGGCCTTCTGGCGATCCGTCGTTACCACGAGGCCAACGGTCACGGTGAGCGCAACATCTGCCTCATCCCGGCCAGCGCCCACGGCACCAACGCCGCCAGCGCCGTCATGGCCGGGCTGAAGGTGGTCGTCGTCAGGAGCACCTCCAACGGTGAGATCGACCTGGACGACCTGGCCGCCAAGGTCGAGCAGCACGGCGAGAACCTCGCCGCGATCATGGTGACCTACCCCTCGACCCACGGTGTCTACGAGGCGCAGATCACCCGTCTGTGCGAGATGGTGCACGACGCCGGCGGTCAGGTCTACCTGGACGGCGCCAACCTCAACGCGCTGATGGGCATCGCCAAGCCCGGCAAGTTCGGCAGCGACGTGTCGCACCTGAACCTGCACAAGACCTTCACCATCCCGCACGGTGGCGGGGGTCCGGGCGTCGGCCCGATCGGCGTGCGCTCGCACCTGGCGCCGTACCTGCCCGGCCACCCGGTCGTCACCGACGCCGGCCCGGAGACCAGCCCCGGCCCGGTGGCCGGCGCGCCGTTCGGCTCGGCGAGCATCCTGCCGATCCCGTGGGCCTACATCCGGCTGGTGGGCGGGGAGGGTCTGACCCGCTCCTCGCAGGTCGCCGTGCTCAGCGCCAACTACATCGCCAGGCGGCTGGACGAGCACTTCCCGGTGCTCTACACCGGTGCCAACAACCTGGTCGCGCACGAGTGCATCCTGGACCTGCGCGGCCTGACCAAGGACACCGGCGTGACCGTCGACGACGTCGCCAAGCGGCTCGTCGACTACGGCTTCCACGCCCCGACGATGTCCTTCCCGGTGGCGGGCACCCTGATGGTGGAGCCCACCGAGAGCGAGGACCTCGGCGAGCTGGACCGCTTCATCGACGCGATGATCGCGATCCGCGCGGAGATGGACGAGGCCTCCGGCGCCGTCGACGGAAGCGTGCTGCGCAACGCGCCGCACACGGCCCTGTCGATCGCGGGGGAGTGGAACCACCCCTACGACCGGATGCAGGCCGTCTACCCGCCCGGCGTCGACCCGGCCCGCAAGTACTGGGCACCGGTGCGCCGCATCGACGGCGTCTACGGTGACCGCAACCTGGTCACCACCTGCCCGCCGGTGGAGCCCGCCGAGGGCTGA
- a CDS encoding DUF881 domain-containing protein: MRFLRLGQASRDPDPAASMALLGEVLDPPIGPGYHSAARARVEAGLPASSGSRTWLLFVTAVVLGMLVTVAAVTLRAPDPVAAETRKQLITRIEAAQEAGDASGARVEELRAEILSIEQERARLEEGPAAERAITSAGEQAGARAVSGPGVVIVLEDASSGGEGAPGLDGPGERVNARDVQLVVNGLWSAGAEAVSVNGHRLTSTSAIRFAGEAIIVDFRSLAPPYEIRAIGDPERLAAETSSGVTGAYLDQLRGQLGIASRVSVQEDVTIASAERLTTRYGHVLDRTAQDDTTEEDRR; this comes from the coding sequence ATGAGGTTCCTGCGCCTCGGGCAGGCCAGCCGGGACCCCGATCCGGCAGCCTCGATGGCGCTGCTGGGGGAGGTGCTGGACCCGCCCATCGGTCCCGGCTACCACTCGGCCGCCAGGGCCCGGGTCGAGGCGGGGCTGCCCGCCTCCTCCGGCTCCCGCACCTGGCTGCTGTTCGTCACGGCGGTCGTCCTGGGCATGCTCGTGACGGTCGCCGCGGTCACCCTGCGTGCCCCGGACCCGGTCGCCGCCGAGACGCGCAAGCAGCTCATCACCAGGATCGAGGCGGCGCAGGAGGCGGGCGACGCCTCGGGGGCGCGGGTGGAGGAGCTGCGGGCCGAGATCCTGTCCATCGAGCAGGAACGGGCCCGGCTCGAGGAGGGTCCGGCGGCCGAGCGCGCCATCACCTCGGCCGGGGAGCAGGCCGGTGCCCGGGCCGTCTCGGGGCCGGGAGTGGTCATCGTCCTGGAGGACGCCTCGTCCGGGGGCGAGGGCGCACCGGGCCTGGACGGCCCGGGGGAGCGCGTCAACGCCCGGGACGTCCAGCTGGTCGTCAACGGGCTGTGGAGCGCCGGGGCCGAGGCGGTCTCGGTCAACGGCCACCGGCTCACCAGCACGTCCGCGATACGATTCGCGGGCGAGGCGATCATCGTCGACTTCCGCAGCCTGGCACCGCCCTACGAGATCCGCGCGATCGGGGACCCCGAGCGGCTGGCCGCGGAGACGTCCTCGGGCGTCACCGGCGCCTACCTGGACCAGCTGCGCGGCCAGCTGGGGATCGCCTCGCGGGTGAGCGTGCAGGAGGACGTCACGATCGCCTCGGCCGAGCGGCTGACCACCCGCTACGGGCACGTGCTGGACCGGACCGCGCAGGACGACACCACGGAGGAAGACCGACGATGA
- the ftsR gene encoding transcriptional regulator FtsR has translation MTSAARAEPGGVDGISIGAVLRQLQPDFPDLTISKIRYLETEGLITPERRSSGYRRFAESDIARLRFVLTAQRDRFWPLKVIKEALDRLDRGLDVPGLETTGPDPSGADETTGAAGAVVTDLSAAALRRRRAIRLAPAELRERTGLDRAAYSQLKAFGLLRTDASGRHHADDLDVATAAASLARHGLEARHLRSFRIGADRELGLAQQILEPLRRRSVRGAGGAEPDEVESELLSTMLALHVALVRSGLSRAR, from the coding sequence GTGACGTCGGCAGCACGCGCCGAGCCGGGGGGCGTCGACGGCATCTCGATCGGTGCCGTGCTCCGCCAGCTGCAGCCCGACTTCCCCGACCTGACCATCTCCAAGATCCGCTACCTGGAGACGGAGGGGCTCATCACGCCCGAGCGCAGGTCCTCGGGCTACCGGCGCTTCGCCGAGTCCGACATCGCCCGCCTGCGCTTCGTCCTGACCGCCCAGCGGGACCGCTTCTGGCCGCTGAAGGTCATCAAGGAAGCGCTCGACCGGCTCGACCGGGGCCTGGACGTCCCCGGTCTGGAGACGACCGGACCGGACCCGTCCGGCGCGGACGAGACCACCGGCGCGGCCGGTGCCGTCGTCACCGACCTCAGCGCGGCGGCGCTGCGTCGGCGCCGCGCGATCCGGCTCGCGCCCGCCGAGCTGCGCGAGCGCACCGGTCTGGACCGGGCCGCCTACAGCCAGCTCAAGGCCTTCGGCCTGCTGCGCACGGACGCCTCGGGGCGCCACCACGCCGACGACCTCGACGTGGCGACCGCGGCGGCCTCGCTGGCCCGGCACGGCCTGGAGGCGCGGCACCTGCGCTCCTTCCGGATCGGCGCCGACCGCGAGCTGGGCCTGGCGCAGCAGATCCTGGAGCCGCTGCGCCGGCGCAGCGTGCGGGGGGCGGGCGGGGCCGAGCCGGACGAGGTCGAGTCCGAGCTGCTGTCCACCATGCTGGCCCTGCACGTCGCCCTCGTGCGTTCGGGCCTCTCCCGCGCCCGCTGA
- a CDS encoding glutamate--cysteine ligase family protein, with protein MGQEVSHSEFTREHRLAFRQKVLEDLDVFERMLEGSRFDFTRPQMGLEIELNLVDLQTLGPAMVNGEVLAAIEEDDFQNEVGQYNIELNVPPRPMAGDQAVRVERWLSSSLRRAGDAARAHGARVASIGIMPTLQPELFEKPWLSDGVRYQALEDALLRERGEGFELDIEGPTGERVNSYHDGIGPLSGCTSVQLHQQVTPQDFPVYWNAASIISSLQVAMGANSPYLFGRRLWAETRIPLFAQMVDTRSVELKHQGVRPRAYFGRHWITSIFDLFEENVRSFPALLPEVSEEDAVALLDSGAVPRLSNLKLHNGTVWRWNRPIYDTSQGVPHLRVENRVLPAGPTVVDMVANACFYYGLLEAAASSGRPIWTKMPFSTAEENFDDAARHGIASVHSWPGLGRIPVVDLVADHLLDVADDGLAALGLRREVRTHFLSVIEGRCRTRTNGASWQVAATEAFEGAGHSRPDALREMFRLYLDHSEDNQPVHTWEVPQVAPLEGGDDEEAGRRTDAQVDA; from the coding sequence ATGGGCCAAGAGGTCAGCCACAGTGAATTCACCAGGGAGCACCGTCTCGCGTTCCGGCAGAAGGTGCTCGAGGACCTCGACGTGTTCGAACGCATGCTCGAAGGGAGCCGCTTCGACTTCACCCGACCACAGATGGGTCTGGAGATCGAGCTGAACCTCGTCGACCTGCAGACCCTCGGTCCGGCGATGGTCAACGGCGAGGTGCTCGCCGCGATCGAGGAGGACGACTTCCAGAACGAGGTCGGGCAGTACAACATCGAGCTCAACGTCCCGCCCCGCCCGATGGCCGGCGACCAGGCCGTGCGCGTGGAGCGGTGGCTCTCCTCCTCCTTGCGCCGGGCCGGCGACGCAGCGCGCGCGCACGGCGCACGGGTCGCCTCGATCGGCATCATGCCGACGCTGCAGCCGGAGCTGTTCGAGAAGCCCTGGTTGTCCGACGGCGTGCGCTACCAGGCGTTGGAGGACGCCCTCCTGCGCGAGCGCGGCGAGGGTTTCGAGCTCGACATCGAAGGACCCACGGGGGAGCGGGTGAACAGCTACCACGACGGCATCGGCCCGCTGTCCGGATGCACCTCGGTCCAGCTCCACCAGCAGGTCACCCCGCAGGACTTCCCGGTCTACTGGAACGCCGCTTCGATCATCTCCAGCCTCCAGGTGGCGATGGGGGCCAACTCGCCCTACCTCTTCGGCCGGCGGCTGTGGGCCGAGACCCGCATCCCGTTGTTCGCGCAGATGGTGGACACCCGCTCGGTCGAGCTGAAGCACCAGGGGGTGCGTCCGCGCGCCTACTTCGGCCGGCACTGGATCACCTCGATCTTCGACCTGTTCGAGGAGAACGTCCGCTCCTTCCCGGCCCTGCTGCCGGAGGTGTCGGAGGAGGACGCCGTCGCGCTGCTCGACTCCGGGGCCGTCCCACGCCTGTCCAACCTGAAGCTGCACAACGGCACGGTGTGGCGGTGGAACCGGCCGATCTACGACACCAGCCAGGGCGTGCCGCACCTGCGCGTGGAGAACCGCGTGCTGCCGGCGGGGCCGACCGTGGTCGACATGGTCGCCAACGCCTGCTTCTACTACGGGTTGCTGGAGGCGGCCGCCTCCAGCGGGCGACCGATCTGGACCAAGATGCCGTTCAGCACCGCCGAGGAGAACTTCGACGACGCGGCCCGGCACGGCATCGCCAGCGTGCACAGCTGGCCGGGCCTGGGCCGGATCCCGGTGGTCGACCTCGTCGCCGACCACCTGCTCGACGTGGCCGACGACGGCCTCGCGGCCCTCGGGCTGCGCCGAGAGGTGCGCACGCACTTCCTGTCGGTCATCGAGGGCCGGTGCCGCACCCGTACCAACGGCGCCAGCTGGCAGGTGGCCGCGACCGAAGCCTTCGAGGGGGCGGGCCACTCCCGTCCGGACGCCCTGCGCGAGATGTTCCGGCTCTACCTGGACCACTCCGAGGACAACCAGCCGGTCCACACCTGGGAGGTGCCGCAGGTGGCCCCGCTCGAGGGCGGGGACGACGAGGAGGCCGGCCGGCGGACCGACGCGCAGGTGGACGCCTGA
- a CDS encoding MerR family transcriptional regulator, protein MSAGVDTPGTQAGPERDARPSQGVLFTQDTPAMDETIGYRGPTACGAAGVTYRQLDYWARTGLLEPSVRNPSGSGTQRLYSFRDILVLKIIKRLLDTGVSLQQIRVAVGALRERGVQDLADITLMSDGASVYECTSDDEVIDLVRGGQGVFGIAVGSVWREVEGTLAQLPSERADDVAPDHPGDELSARRRARRTS, encoded by the coding sequence GTGAGCGCAGGCGTTGACACACCCGGCACGCAGGCAGGACCCGAGCGGGACGCCCGCCCGTCGCAGGGGGTGCTCTTCACGCAGGACACGCCGGCGATGGACGAGACCATCGGCTACCGCGGCCCGACCGCGTGCGGCGCGGCCGGGGTCACCTACCGGCAGCTCGACTACTGGGCCCGCACCGGGCTGCTGGAGCCCTCGGTGCGCAACCCGAGCGGGTCGGGCACCCAGCGCCTCTACTCCTTCCGCGACATCCTCGTGCTCAAGATCATCAAGCGGCTGCTGGACACCGGCGTCTCGCTGCAGCAGATCCGGGTCGCCGTCGGCGCGCTGCGCGAGCGCGGGGTCCAGGACCTCGCCGACATCACGCTCATGAGCGACGGAGCCAGCGTCTACGAGTGCACCAGCGACGACGAGGTCATCGACCTCGTGCGTGGCGGGCAGGGCGTCTTCGGGATCGCCGTCGGCAGCGTGTGGCGCGAGGTGGAGGGAACCCTCGCCCAGCTCCCCAGCGAGCGCGCGGACGACGTGGCGCCCGACCACCCCGGCGACGAGCTCTCCGCCCGTCGACGCGCCCGACGCACCTCCTGA
- a CDS encoding CDP-alcohol phosphatidyltransferase family protein: MSMGTGEAPQASRDRTVRPVGSRLLTVPNVLSVVRLLGLPVYLWLLVDGELAWAGLLLVLSGLTDWLDGTIARRFGQVSRLGELLDPIADRLYIATTLLSLAWFGFVPWWLVGVLVARDAFILAMAPLVRHHRLPIPPVHFVGKAATFNLLGAFPLLLFGHIEGPWQTLALATGWALAWWGTVLYWITGFIYAWQVRAMVRRRRELQV; this comes from the coding sequence ATGTCGATGGGCACGGGGGAGGCTCCGCAGGCCAGCCGGGACCGCACGGTCCGGCCGGTCGGCAGCCGCCTGCTCACCGTCCCCAACGTGCTCAGCGTCGTCCGGCTGCTGGGGCTGCCGGTCTACCTCTGGCTGCTCGTCGACGGCGAGCTGGCGTGGGCGGGCCTGCTCCTCGTCCTCTCCGGGCTCACCGACTGGCTCGACGGCACGATCGCCCGTCGCTTCGGCCAGGTGAGCAGGCTCGGCGAGCTGCTCGACCCGATCGCCGACCGCCTCTACATCGCCACCACCCTGCTCAGCCTGGCCTGGTTCGGCTTCGTGCCGTGGTGGCTGGTCGGGGTCCTCGTCGCCCGTGACGCGTTCATCCTGGCGATGGCGCCGCTGGTGCGCCACCACCGGCTGCCCATCCCGCCGGTGCACTTCGTGGGCAAGGCTGCCACCTTCAACCTGCTCGGGGCCTTCCCGCTGCTGCTCTTCGGACACATCGAAGGCCCGTGGCAGACCCTTGCCCTCGCCACCGGGTGGGCGCTGGCCTGGTGGGGGACGGTCCTGTACTGGATCACCGGGTTCATCTACGCCTGGCAGGTGCGGGCGATGGTGCGTCGGCGCCGGGAGCTGCAGGTATGA
- the gcvH gene encoding glycine cleavage system protein GcvH has protein sequence MSSLEYPDDLRYTSDHEWVRDQGASVLRVGITSYAQDALGDVVYVSLPTVGDTVAVGDPVGEVESTKSVSDIYAPVAGEITAVNDNLDATPELINTDNYVEGWMYEIRVEDTGVLDDLLDAEAYQAQLD, from the coding sequence ATGAGCAGCCTCGAGTACCCCGACGACCTGCGCTACACCTCGGACCACGAATGGGTGCGCGACCAGGGCGCCTCCGTGCTCCGCGTCGGCATCACGTCATACGCCCAGGACGCGCTGGGCGACGTCGTCTACGTCTCGCTTCCCACCGTCGGCGACACCGTCGCCGTGGGTGACCCCGTCGGCGAGGTGGAGTCCACCAAGTCGGTCAGCGACATCTACGCGCCCGTCGCCGGCGAGATCACGGCCGTCAACGACAACCTGGACGCCACCCCCGAGCTCATCAACACCGACAACTACGTCGAGGGCTGGATGTACGAGATCCGGGTCGAGGACACCGGTGTGCTCGACGACCTCCTGGACGCGGAGGCCTACCAGGCCCAGCTCGACTGA
- a CDS encoding small basic family protein, whose product MIPVLGLVLGVVIGLFVSPEVPLWLQPYLPIAVIAALDAVFGATRAALEGIFNDRVFVISFLSNVVVAALIVFLGNQLGVGAQLSTGVVVVLGLRIFSNVAAIRRHLLGA is encoded by the coding sequence ATGATCCCCGTCCTTGGCCTGGTGCTCGGGGTCGTGATCGGGCTGTTCGTCAGCCCCGAGGTGCCGTTGTGGCTGCAGCCCTACCTGCCGATCGCCGTCATCGCGGCGCTCGACGCGGTCTTCGGCGCCACCCGGGCCGCCCTCGAGGGGATCTTCAACGACCGCGTGTTCGTCATCTCCTTCCTGTCCAACGTCGTGGTGGCCGCGCTCATCGTCTTCCTCGGCAACCAGCTCGGGGTGGGCGCCCAGCTGTCCACCGGCGTGGTCGTGGTCCTCGGGCTGCGGATCTTCTCCAACGTGGCCGCGATCCGGCGCCACCTGCTGGGGGCCTGA